A portion of the Sabethes cyaneus chromosome 3, idSabCyanKW18_F2, whole genome shotgun sequence genome contains these proteins:
- the LOC128742324 gene encoding CAAX prenyl protease 1 homolog, which yields MPEVMQASEITLYSILIFLILENFINLYLTRRQIFVYETSKDVPVELKGVMKKETFEKARLYGLDKANFEVFKLLLCDIAIVSIELYTGFIALVWARAVQLTLQFGLNVESEIQVSIVFLVLINIIGTFKDLPFKIYATFILEEKHGFNKQTPGFFVKDQIKSFLVGQVLSIPIVSAIIYIVQIGGDYFFVWLWAFMGVVSLLLITIYPVYIAPLFDKFRPLEDGNLKTSIEKLAASLKFPLGKLFVVEGSKRSAHSNAYFTGLFGAKRIVLFDTLLLNKGLPDDSTLAEDEKGKGCEDVEVLAVLAHELGHWKLGHIKKNIIIMQVQMFLIFIAFSQLFKYSPLYQAVGFPENVQPILIGFLVIAMYILAPYNTLISFCMTILSRRYEYQADEFANELGYSNELQKALIKLNIDNLGFPIYDWMYSSWNHSHPTLLQRLERLKTIQKKER from the coding sequence ATGCCGGAGGTAATGCAAGCCAGCGAGATAACGCTTTATTCAATATTGATTTTcctgattttggaaaattttatcAACCTCTACCTAACCCGGCGCCAGATCTTCGTGTACGAAACTAGCAAGGATGTTCCGGTTGAACTGAAAGGTGTCATGAAAAAAGAAACCTTTGAAAAGGCTCGCCTTTACGGTTTAGATAAAGCAAATTTCGAGGTGTTTAAACTGCTGCTATGCGATATTGCCATCGTATCCATAGAATTGTACACTGGCTTCATAGCACTAGTTTGGGCTAGAGCCGTCCAATTAACGCTACAATTTGGGTTGAATGTTGAAAGTGAAATTCAAGTAAGCATAGTATTCTTGGTCCTAATCAACATTATTGGAACCTTTAAGGATTTACCGTTTAAAATTTACGCAACATTTATTCTGGAAGAAAAGCACGGTTTTAACAAGCAAACCCCAGGATTTTTTGTTAAGGATCAAATCAAGTCGTTTCTTGTCGGACAAGTCCTATCGATTCCAATTGTCAGTGCGATTATCTATATCGTTCAAATAGGAGGAGATTACTTCTTCGTTTGGTTATGGGCCTTCATGGGAGTGGTTTCGCTGCTATTGATTACGATTTATCCAGTTTATATTGCTCCACTGTTCGATAAATTCCGTCCGCTTGAAGATGGAAACTTGAAGACTAGCATTGAAAAACTCGCTGCGTCATTGAAATTCCCACTAGGAAAACTGTTCGTGGTAGAAGGTTCTAAGCGATCTGCACACAGCAATGCCTATTTCACCGGTTTATTTGGAGCCAAGCGCATAGTTCTGTTTGATACACTCCTGTTGAATAAAGGACTACCGGATGATTCCACTCTTGCTGAAGACGAGAAAGGAAAAGGCTGCGAAGACGTGGAAGTACTGGCAGTTCTTGCTCATGAACTTGGACACTGGAAATTAGGCCATATTAAGAAGAATATCATCATCATGCAAgtgcaaatgtttttaattttcatcgccttttctCAACTATTCAAGTACTCTCCGTTATATCAAGCTGTTGGATTTCCAGAAAATGTTCAACCTATTCTGATTGGCTTCCTCGTGATTGCCATGTATATTCTGGCTCCGTATAATACGCTCATATCGTTCTGTATGACCATTCTATCACGCCGATATGAGTACCAAGCTGACGAATTCGCTAACGAACTTGGATACTCAAATGAGCTGCAAAAGGCTTTGATCAAATTAAACATTGATAATCTGGGATTCCCGATCTACGACTGGATGTACTCCAGCTGGAATCACTCCCATCCCACTTTATTGCAGAGACTGGAACGACTCAAAACAATTCAGAAAAAAGAACGATAA